From the genome of Scytonema hofmannii PCC 7110, one region includes:
- a CDS encoding PAS domain-containing sensor histidine kinase gives MTTNQELELENATLRNQIQVLKETLRAITMGEIDALDVSDAQVQKVLTLQNAEQLANLMLCEQSARIEAETALQKATVDLETKVAERTSELTTKNLHLHRLISILEDVIKRQQDMDAQLREVERRWRSLLDNVQLLVAGLDSTGKVEYLNPFFLRLTGYTQDEILGKDWMENCIPQHQQQDVKDFLTEMLQHELHLHSQNYILTKSGEERLIAWNHTVLRDSKGRIVGIMSIGEDITQRHALDKIKDEFISVVSHELRTPLTSIHGGLNLLATGLVPTESEKGKRLIQITSENAERLVRLVNDILDLERLQSGKIILSKQKVDTNKLLTKAAETMQFTANNSDIKISIITQSLEVNVDSDRIIQVLTNLLSNALKFSPNSSTVTMIAEKVTEKNDSSSVVLFKVQDQGRGIPADNIETIFERFHQVDASDSRKHGGTGLGLAICRSIIQQHDGKIWAESQIDVGSTFFFTIPLL, from the coding sequence GTGACAACAAATCAAGAGCTTGAACTTGAGAATGCAACCCTCCGCAATCAGATCCAAGTTTTAAAAGAAACTTTAAGAGCTATTACTATGGGTGAGATTGATGCTTTAGATGTATCCGATGCTCAAGTTCAGAAAGTTTTGACATTGCAGAATGCAGAACAACTAGCAAATCTCATGTTATGCGAACAATCAGCGCGTATAGAAGCGGAAACCGCACTGCAAAAAGCAACAGTAGACTTAGAGACAAAAGTTGCAGAACGAACATCTGAATTAACTACAAAAAATTTACATTTGCACAGATTAATTAGTATTTTAGAAGATGTCATTAAACGCCAGCAAGACATGGACGCGCAACTTCGAGAAGTTGAACGTCGCTGGCGCAGCTTGTTGGACAACGTGCAATTGTTGGTTGCAGGGCTTGACAGTACAGGTAAAGTTGAATACCTCAATCCTTTCTTTTTAAGATTAACTGGTTATACGCAAGATGAAATTTTAGGAAAGGATTGGATGGAAAATTGTATTCCGCAGCATCAGCAACAGGATGTAAAAGATTTCTTGACAGAAATGTTACAGCACGAATTACATCTTCATTCTCAAAACTATATTCTTACCAAATCTGGAGAAGAACGACTGATTGCTTGGAATCATACTGTACTGCGAGATTCAAAAGGCAGAATTGTAGGTATTATGAGCATTGGTGAGGACATTACTCAACGTCACGCGTTGGATAAAATCAAAGATGAGTTTATCTCAGTTGTCAGTCACGAACTTCGTACTCCTCTGACTTCAATTCATGGAGGTTTAAACTTGTTAGCAACCGGTTTAGTCCCTACTGAGTCTGAAAAGGGTAAGCGATTGATTCAAATTACTTCTGAAAATGCCGAACGCTTAGTGAGATTAGTTAACGATATTTTAGATTTAGAAAGATTGCAATCTGGAAAAATTATTTTATCTAAACAAAAAGTTGATACTAATAAACTGTTAACTAAAGCAGCAGAGACAATGCAGTTTACAGCTAATAATTCTGATATTAAAATATCAATTATAACTCAATCTCTTGAAGTGAACGTAGATAGCGATCGCATTATCCAAGTCCTGACAAATTTGTTAAGTAACGCTCTTAAATTTTCGCCTAACAGTTCTACAGTTACAATGATAGCAGAAAAAGTTACAGAAAAAAACGATTCCTCTTCTGTTGTATTATTTAAGGTACAAGACCAAGGCAGAGGTATTCCGGCGGACAACATAGAAACTATTTTTGAACGTTTCCATCAAGTGGATGCTTCTGATTCTCGCAAGCATGGTGGTACTGGTTTAGGTTTGGCTATTTGCCGCAGCATTATACAACAACATGATGGAAAAATTTGGGCTGAAAGTCAAATAGATGTGGGCAGCACTTTCTTTTTTACTATTCCTTTATTATGA
- a CDS encoding NAD-dependent epimerase/dehydratase family protein, whose amino-acid sequence MRVFITGGSGFVGRNLITALVQRGVEVRSLVKWEAEIEIIKSYGAIPIFGDINDSQVLKSGMTGCSVVFHAAAKVDDWGVFEDFQEVNVSGTEQIIAIAKETGVSRLVYVSTDAVLIGGKPIINADETQHLPKKPLGFYALTKAIAETKVIAANSDELTTVVIRPRFVWGKGDTTLLARFIRAIHNKEFAWISGGRYLTSTCHVKNLCEALILASEKGKGGEIYFITDGAPVEFRSFITELLQTQGVEPGTRSLPRWLVWTWAWILESAWTLLKLEGLPPITRTALSMIGSEVTVNDTKARRELGYTAVISRQEGLLEME is encoded by the coding sequence ATGCGTGTTTTTATTACAGGTGGATCGGGGTTTGTTGGTCGCAACTTGATAACGGCTCTTGTACAACGGGGAGTGGAAGTGCGATCGCTTGTAAAATGGGAAGCGGAAATTGAAATTATCAAGTCTTATGGGGCTATCCCCATCTTTGGGGATATCAATGATTCACAAGTTTTAAAGTCTGGGATGACAGGATGTAGTGTTGTCTTTCACGCTGCAGCAAAGGTAGATGACTGGGGAGTTTTCGAGGATTTCCAGGAAGTTAACGTCAGTGGAACAGAACAAATTATTGCCATTGCAAAAGAAACAGGTGTATCGCGTCTTGTGTACGTGAGTACGGATGCTGTGTTGATCGGAGGAAAACCAATTATTAATGCTGATGAAACCCAACACCTTCCAAAAAAGCCACTCGGTTTTTACGCACTGACTAAGGCGATCGCAGAAACAAAAGTGATTGCAGCAAACTCAGATGAACTCACAACAGTAGTGATTCGTCCGCGTTTTGTTTGGGGAAAAGGAGACACCACACTGTTAGCACGTTTTATTAGAGCCATCCACAATAAAGAGTTTGCTTGGATTTCCGGAGGTCGCTATTTGACTTCTACCTGTCACGTCAAAAATTTGTGTGAAGCTCTGATTCTGGCGTCAGAAAAAGGAAAAGGCGGTGAAATATATTTCATCACCGATGGTGCGCCTGTAGAATTTCGCAGCTTTATTACAGAGTTATTACAGACTCAAGGAGTTGAACCAGGTACACGCAGTCTACCACGTTGGTTGGTCTGGACATGGGCATGGATTTTAGAGAGCGCGTGGACTTTGTTAAAACTTGAGGGTTTACCTCCTATCACCCGAACAGCTTTGTCTATGATAGGGTCTGAAGTTACGGTAAATGATACTAAGGCTCGACGCGAACTGGGTTACACAGCAGTGATTTCACGACAAGAAGGATTGTTAGAAATGGAATAA
- a CDS encoding DUF4291 domain-containing protein has protein sequence MQQQILAGYDKEGIFVYQAFKPSIADEAVLKGTFGKGFNLDRMTWIKPSFGWMLYRSGYATKHRQERILKIKLSHEGFQTILAQGIPTTCDRKIFASEQEWRRALDNSEVRYQWDPDRNLSLHRLERRALQIGIRDSIVQQYVNTWILAIEDVTQLAHDIKVAVETNQKQMPVVPQEDVYEVSLDILKTLGISCP, from the coding sequence ATGCAACAACAAATCCTTGCCGGTTATGATAAAGAAGGTATTTTTGTCTATCAAGCATTTAAACCTTCCATTGCTGATGAAGCTGTACTTAAAGGTACCTTTGGCAAAGGCTTTAATTTAGATAGGATGACTTGGATCAAGCCATCCTTCGGTTGGATGTTGTATCGTTCTGGCTATGCAACCAAGCACAGACAAGAACGCATCTTGAAAATAAAACTCAGTCATGAAGGTTTTCAGACAATTCTGGCACAAGGAATACCGACAACGTGCGATCGCAAAATCTTTGCATCCGAACAAGAGTGGAGACGAGCATTAGACAACTCAGAAGTACGCTATCAATGGGACCCAGACAGAAATTTATCACTGCATCGACTCGAACGCCGTGCGCTACAAATAGGTATTCGTGACAGTATAGTTCAACAATATGTCAATACTTGGATTTTAGCAATAGAAGATGTGACCCAATTAGCTCATGATATCAAAGTCGCTGTGGAAACAAACCAGAAACAGATGCCAGTGGTTCCTCAGGAGGATGTCTATGAGGTGAGTTTAGATATTCTAAAAACTTTAGGCATATCATGTCCTTAG